The following coding sequences are from one Thermodesulfobacteriota bacterium window:
- the hisIE gene encoding bifunctional phosphoribosyl-AMP cyclohydrolase/phosphoribosyl-ATP diphosphatase HisIE, translating to MADISKIEFDDKGLVPAVAQEATTGEVLMVAYMNREALEKTLESGRAHYFSRSRQKLWMKGETSGNIQKVRSVRYDCDCDTVLLKVDQTGPACHTNARTCFFNRMDNGRGGGKEPAGPDIIARLYQVILDRKKEDASPEKSYVASLYEKGTNKIAQKIHEESAEFINAAKKEGKDEVVSELCDLWFHTLIMLGRDDIAIGEVFAEFERRFGTSGIEEKESRKKKSGKKE from the coding sequence ATGGCGGACATTTCAAAGATAGAGTTCGACGACAAGGGACTCGTGCCGGCGGTGGCCCAGGAGGCCACGACCGGGGAAGTCCTGATGGTCGCCTACATGAACCGCGAGGCCCTGGAGAAGACGCTTGAGAGCGGCAGGGCCCACTACTTCAGCCGCTCGCGGCAAAAGCTCTGGATGAAGGGCGAGACGTCGGGAAACATCCAAAAAGTCCGCTCGGTCCGCTACGACTGCGACTGCGACACGGTCCTTCTGAAGGTGGACCAGACCGGCCCGGCCTGCCACACGAACGCGCGGACCTGCTTCTTCAACCGCATGGACAACGGCAGGGGGGGGGGAAAAGAGCCCGCGGGCCCGGACATTATCGCCCGGCTCTACCAGGTGATACTCGATAGGAAAAAAGAGGACGCATCGCCGGAAAAGTCCTACGTGGCCTCGCTCTACGAGAAGGGCACGAACAAGATAGCCCAGAAGATCCACGAGGAGTCGGCCGAGTTCATAAACGCCGCCAAGAAGGAAGGCAAGGACGAAGTGGTCAGCGAACTGTGCGACCTCTGGTTCCACACGCTCATTATGCTCGGCAGGGATGATATAGCCATAGGTGAGGTATTCGCCGAGTTCGAGAGACGGTTCGGCACCTCGGGCATAGAAGAGAAAGAGTCCCGGAAGAAAAAGTCCGGAAAGAAGGAGTAA